The genomic interval GTCGATCCTCCACCTTTTGGAATACGCATCCCGATCTCACTGCGCCGGATGCATCGCGCCGGCTCGCTGCGGCTGGAGTCGACGAGTTTGACCTGGACGAAGACGATCATCGCGTTGCGTGGTTCTTCACCGTCGAACTCGTCCGCAGCCTCGGATTGATCGCTGACAGCCTCCGCCGCGGCGACGATGCGCGGCTGGAGATTGCAATGTCGAAGCTCCATGCGCTCGACGAAATGGCAACGAGGACGTTCAGCGACGATGCCTCGCTTGTTATCGCACTCATGCGGCAGGTCGCAGACGGCTACATGGCGGCCAGTATCTACCGGCCGCTGCGCGCTCTTGCCGCGCTGAACCCGGCCAGGACCGGAAAGCTCTTGTCATATGCTCGCGACCAGTTCAGCCGTGGTCGAGGAATTCTATGGACATCCCAGCTCCAAGGGCTCGAGCGCCTGCTACGAGACTCGTCGTTCGCACTCTGCACGCCGACGGGTTCGGGAAAGACGCTTGTCGCAAACATGGCGCTCCTGAAGGAGCTGCTGCTGCGCGAACACGACGGCCTGGCTCCGCTTGCCATCTATCTCGTCCCGTCCCGGGCGCTCGCCGGCGAGGTCGAAGCCAAGCTTCGTGCCGAGCTCGGAAGCGAAATGACCATCACCGCCCTCTATGGCGGCGCTGATTGGGGCATCACCGATTACTGGCTCACCGGGGATGAGCCGACGGTGCTGATCGCGACCGTCGAGAAAGCCGACGCGCTCATGCGCTATCTCGGCCCGATTATCACGGCTCGCGTCCGGCTCCTGATCCTCGACGAAGCGCACCAGGTTGTGCCCGATGCGAACGACAATACCCGCATCAGCTTTTCGGACCACAGCAACCGATCAATCCGACTGGAGAACTTTGTCTCTCGTGTGATTGCGCAGCGGCCCGACGTGGTTCGGATCGCGCTGACGGCCGTCGCAGGCGGCGCCGCACTTCCCGTTGCTCGATGGGTCGAGGGACGTGCGGATGCCGACGCTGTGGGCGTACGCTATCGCAGTACGCGGCAGGTCATTGGCATTCTCGAAACCGCACCAAACGCGACCGGCCGAATTCTCCTCGACATCATGAACGGCCGGACGCTGTATGTGCGCGGCCAGGAGCAACCGGTCTATCTCCCGCTGCGCATGCAACCGATGCCCCTGCTCCCGGCAGCGATGCGCAACAGTCTCAATCGCTTCAACTGCCTCAGCGTTCTCTGGACTGCGCTCCACCTCGTCGAAGAGGATCAACGGATCCTGATCTCGGTTGCGCAAGAACCCGAACAGACCATGCGCTGGTTCAAGGAGGCCCTGGAACTCGATACCTGGGCCGCGGTCCCGCCATTCGTGGTTCCCGAGGGCCGTGATCGTGAACGCTTCGATGAAGCGCGAGCGGCCTGTATCGACTATTGCGGCGAAGGCTCGTTCGAGCTGTTCCTCCTCGATCGAGGAATCGCGAGCAGCCACGGACAGATGCCGCAGCGCCTGCGGCGGCTGATGGTGGAGATGATCGAGCGTCGAATTTGTCCCATTACGGTCGCGACCGCGACGCTCACCGAAGGCGTGAACCTCCCGTTCGATCTCATCTTCCTGACGTCGCTCAAACGGCGCTCCTGGGATCAAGTCACGCAGAGTCAGGTCGTCGCACCGCTATCGACCGCCGAATTCCGCAACCTTGCGGGTCGCGCCGGAAGACCTGGCGCGGCGAAAGGGATTGAAGGCATGACGCTCGTGGCGCTGCCCACGCACGTATCGTCTACCGCCGCCGCGACAATTCCCGTTCAACGTCGCCAGCTCCGCGAGCTGCAGACCGACTATGAGCGCCTCCGCGCCTCCCTTCTGATCGAAGAAATGGATGCGGATGAAGTCGAAAGCCCTTTGGCGCTCCTCCTCAATGCGATCCGCGATCGCGCGGAG from Ancylobacter polymorphus carries:
- a CDS encoding DEAD/DEAH box helicase, encoding MPELDADRLNVADTLRRALAIENELSRPQARAYVRCLQTTWQVPAIQWSDRESARQLADARRLLHAAHIFRQIEGASSPRAIDCYRRTGEILEWLSRAADGLRSIVPIELLAAAAYQLGGLPAMASGLLRQIGTDHEGVALYSAFLRADFDGVIRRSSTFWNTHPDLTAPDASRRLAAAGVDEFDLDEDDHRVAWFFTVELVRSLGLIADSLRRGDDARLEIAMSKLHALDEMATRTFSDDASLVIALMRQVADGYMAASIYRPLRALAALNPARTGKLLSYARDQFSRGRGILWTSQLQGLERLLRDSSFALCTPTGSGKTLVANMALLKELLLREHDGLAPLAIYLVPSRALAGEVEAKLRAELGSEMTITALYGGADWGITDYWLTGDEPTVLIATVEKADALMRYLGPIITARVRLLILDEAHQVVPDANDNTRISFSDHSNRSIRLENFVSRVIAQRPDVVRIALTAVAGGAALPVARWVEGRADADAVGVRYRSTRQVIGILETAPNATGRILLDIMNGRTLYVRGQEQPVYLPLRMQPMPLLPAAMRNSLNRFNCLSVLWTALHLVEEDQRILISVAQEPEQTMRWFKEALELDTWAAVPPFVVPEGRDRERFDEARAACIDYCGEGSFELFLLDRGIASSHGQMPQRLRRLMVEMIERRICPITVATATLTEGVNLPFDLIFLTSLKRRSWDQVTQSQVVAPLSTAEFRNLAGRAGRPGAAKGIEGMTLVALPTHVSSTAAATIPVQRRQLRELQTDYERLRASLLIEEMDADEVESPLALLLNAIRDRAERLLGIDPDDFVEWLEEALPPDISGAAGEGATEPRARLADTLDELDGVLLTAVEEVSRADGAAMTGARAEAHLVELWRTTFTAAAAAQELWLEQAFVQRGRAIVETVYPDADERRRLYQYGFSPVVGRRFEAIAPRLRDLIAAATTYGQDDATARIDVFEEIGLLLAADRGFGFRVRQTDADQALLRGWADVLGWWMHEPDAIVPEADDLRAWQRFVADNLEFRLGVAIGAVVAQAWSAGAADAFAVPTLAEWKATTGLPWFGFWARELLRWGTHDPFVAFALSQNLAQTREAAAGRRNEFEAWLNDEFEDIESEDLIDPQLFLQWQGTLPRRPLEAAVERPEPVALTGTDGHRQRYSVIPIADGALVRWLDPAGFELARSEDFLGEFHDRLINNDYELRTDRRISAVHRTFTRTARA